One window of the Misgurnus anguillicaudatus chromosome 8, ASM2758022v2, whole genome shotgun sequence genome contains the following:
- the tmem182b gene encoding transmembrane protein 182, whose amino-acid sequence MHLEVLRFLAGFFGALSLIFLLGSLGSDYWLLVSESCEQGDVAVFRPWRVTKDILNTQPDESFPVKNMPLLYHEGLFWRCSYQKGSYGKQESMLAFWITNQPYQKVCTPAYLSHAPVSITNGLPTSDYATVQRAFWCAIFVLGASSMLIGGFVTICATPRTSHRLYEAGGSLFITGGVLIFSVVLMFALWMQVSDSLERYGLQRRRLVCPSLQLSVHYGPSFMLAPTAAFLSLLTGLFLLLISSTSRASRNTEKLLFSMREECV is encoded by the exons ATGCATCTGGAAGTTTTACGGTTCTTGGCTGGGTTCTTTGGAGCTCTAAGCTTAATATTTCTCTTGGGGTCTCTTGGGTCTGATTACTGGCTTTTGGTATCTGAATCTTGTGAACAAGGTGATGTGGCAGTTTTCAGACCATGGAGAGTCACAAAG gatattttaaatacacaacCAGATGAAAGTTTTCCGGTTAAAAACATGCCTCTCCTCTATCACGAAGGCCTCTTTTGGAGATGTTCTTATCAGAAGGGTTCATATGGAAAGCAGGAAAGCATGTTGGCTTTTTGGATCA CCAACCAGCCATACCAGAAGGTTTGCACGCCAGCCTACCTGTCCCATGCTCCTGTCTCTATTACCAATGGCCTTCCAACTTCAGATTATGCCACAG TGCAAAGGGCATTTTGGTGTGCTATTTTTGTGCTGGGAGCCTCCTCTATGTTGATTGGAGGGTTTGTCACAATCTGCGCAACACCAAGGACCAGCCATCGCCTGTATGAGGCTGGAGGGTCTCTCTTTATAACTGGAG GTGTCTTAATTTTCTCTGTAGTGTTGATGTTTGCTTTATGGATGCAGGTCTCAGACTCTTTAGAGAGGTACGGTCTTCAGCGCAGGCGGTTAGTTTGTCCCAGTCTGCAGCTTAGTGTGCATTACGGTCCATCCTTTATGTTGGCTCCCACTGCTGCCTTCCTCAGCCTTCTCACTGGCCTGTTCCTCCTGCTCATTTCATCAACCAGCAGGGCATCAAGGAACACAGAGAAGCTGCTGTTCTCGATGCGGGAGGAATGTGTGTAG